The Leptospira harrisiae genome segment GATGCTCCTGGTGCATATACATACCGACCGGTCTGTATATGCAAGAACTTTTCATACAGACCAGTTGGTATAATGTTTGCATAGTTTTTGTAATTTTGGAATTTGTAAGGGATATGAAAAAAGAACCAACTCGTGTACGCCTCTTGCAAGTAAGCAAAGATCTCTTTTTAAAACAAGGGTATTCGGAAACAGGTCTCAATCAAATCGTAGGTGAAGCAGAAACCGTCAAAGCGAGTTTATACCAACATTTTTCCTCAAAAGAGATGTTAGGTAAGGAAGTACTTCGAATTTATTCGAATGAAAATTTAACTCTTCTCAAATCTCTTATGAAACGAAATCCAAAACCTCTTGATTTTGTGAAGGCTTGGGTTCGGATTCTTTCCCGGGAAGCGAGAGAATCCCAACTCTTTGGATGTGGAATGGCCAATTTCCGAGCACAGATTGCAGCAAACGAATTGGAGATTTTGAAAGAAATTGAGGAAATTGCCCACAAAACCATCGATTGTTTGGCTGAGTATTTACAAGAGTCTCTGGAAAATGGTCAAATAATTTCTAAAGTGGATTGTCGATCACTCGCCAAACAATTATTTTTTGTCTACGAAGGGGTTTTGCAAGGTTATCGTTTGCTTGATGATAAAAGATCATTGGAAGATCTTTACCGAATTGCCGAATGTTTGATCCCAACATCTAAATGAAATACGCTAAATTTCTAATTTTTATTTTTTGTTTGGGATGGTTTATACCTCTATACGCAGAGGGAAACCTGGAAGTTGTATTTCAAATAGTAAAATCCAATTCAGGAAAACCAGTCACAAACGCAGTTGTTATTTCAAAAAAAGGCAAAACAAGTGGTGTTTCCAATGAGGAAGGGATCGCCAAACTTCGATTTCCCGAACCAGGTTATTATGAAATTAAAATTTCTACCGCGGACAGAACCGAATCTGTGTTTCGGGAAGTTCGATTCAAAGGGCAGGTGATCCTCGTCACCATCTCTGAAGCAAATTTATCTGGAATTTTAGTGAGTGGTGAAAGGGACAAAACTCCTCTCTCTCGATATGGACTTGTACAAGATGAAATCAAACGACTTCCTGGAGTATCTGGTGATTCCTTAAAAGCACTGCAAACCATTCCTGGCGTAGTGATTGGAGCACCTGTTGGAATTTTACCTTCTGTTTTTACAAACATAGGAACCAATTTATTAACTGGAAATCCCTATTCCAATAGTGAAAGAGGAGATTTATCCTTACGTGGCGGCGGCACTAGACAAAACCAATATTATTTCGATGGATTCCCACTTTCTTATCCATTCCATTTGGGAAATCAATCTTCCGTACTAAATAATAATTTAATTAAATCCTTTGATGTATTTACTGGTGCCTTTCCAGCTAAATATGGTTATGCGACTGGCGGAATCATTGCCATTGAAGG includes the following:
- a CDS encoding TetR/AcrR family transcriptional regulator; translation: MKKEPTRVRLLQVSKDLFLKQGYSETGLNQIVGEAETVKASLYQHFSSKEMLGKEVLRIYSNENLTLLKSLMKRNPKPLDFVKAWVRILSREARESQLFGCGMANFRAQIAANELEILKEIEEIAHKTIDCLAEYLQESLENGQIISKVDCRSLAKQLFFVYEGVLQGYRLLDDKRSLEDLYRIAECLIPTSK